The sequence ttgtgcaatgtACCTTAACGTTAATAGATTTAACTTTTTgagtttaaaggataagtctggtggTATTTAGTTTAATTCTATTGTCAACAATGCCACTAAAAGATAAATACCAGCAATGAATTCATCTTGCATGTATTTCTTGCATTGCTAAAGTCTGATctagcttattcctctgtgccatagagcttcattgttgttgtaaaaacacatcactcaGCCACACTAggtgacatattccttcattacaatAAACATGTCTATAACACATACATCATGCCGGTGCGGCTAATGCTAGCTACCGCTCCAAATCTGCAAATGTGCTATTTACTCTtctttgagtaacatttgctaaaaactacagtgcccagctgttttaagaaattatttagccttttatatattattaaccAGATTTAAatctttcataggaatgaatgggttTGGgactgagagccacagacaggttGGGGGTGTcggaaagtattgagagacagactgatccagtgttggttttggtcttttcatgggatttgtttacAATAGCAAAAATATAGAATAGCACCAGTTTTATCCTTTACAGTAAGTGCACTCAGCTACTAATTTGCAGGACATGACAGAATTGTATCAGTAGCTGATGTAAGAATAATATCAATAAGGTTCACCCCACATCAGACTTAACCAGATCTATTCTTTGACAAAGGTGACAATAAGGGTTATAGATACTTACTGTTATCtctgaggatttgctgcttgtgGTTTTGCAGGATCCCTTCCTTAGGAACTTGGAGAGCAGATTTGCCCTGCAGCAAAAGATTGTGGAGGCGGCTAAGAAGTTGGCAAATGAGCCAGAACTGTGTAAGACAGtcaagaagaagaggaggagaaactgTTTGGATGCAATGCACAAACTCCAGCAGATAGAGGATGAGATGAATCAGTACAGAATCAAGAAGGGAAAAAAGCCAACCCAGCGAGCCTCAGTGATCATTGCAGGTATGGCGCAAGTTGACCTGTGTTGCTGCATTAATCATTCAGCTAGATATATATCCCAGTAAGCATGACgttatttcctctttctttaGATGAACTTGTCCGTTCAGACTGTAGCTCCCTGTCTAGTCTCCCACTGGATGATGGTGAGTCAGACAACTCATGCTCTGGTGCACTTTGACCTGCAAAAAACATGGATATCACTTTCTTATCATGACTGTTTTTGAAAAAGCAAGTGTCAGTATTTTTTTGGTTTGCATTTACATTCAGATGACTCAGACAGTGTAAGTCAGAGGCCACGGTCGCGGTCAGTCCAAGGCTCCCCTCAGCTCAGTCCGATGCAGTCTCTGGGGGCAGAATATGATGTAGAGAGACAAGGATCTCCGAGGGAAAATCACCGCAACAAAAACCATAGCAGGTGGGGAAACAGACATCCTGAGGCAATCTATTTGTTATTTCCATGAAGTCTAGTGTGAAGTGAAACTTGTTCCACAacttttgattttattgaaaAGCTGAATTGTTTTTGCAATGATATCATGTTTTGGCAGAGCGTGTAATATTTGCCGTGTCGTGTTTGCAGCCTCATACCTATCCTCACATCTcattcctatttttttttttcaccctctcCTTATACCACACCCTTTTAGATTAGCTACTGAAGGCCAGGAGGCTTCCCACTACTACCAGAATCCAAGAGAGGTCTCCTCCACCCACACTAGCCCTTATAAAACCCTTCCCAGACCTCCTAGAGATCCACGCAGCATGCCTCCCACCCCAGTTATGACCCGCAATGcctacagcagcagccagctcAGGTGTGGATACTGCTCCCCAGCACTCCCAACCTAATATCTATCCTTCTCCCACACAATAACTTCCCTGCAACTAAATCCCTGCTTCTCCCCAACTCCCAACCTTTAAGCAAAGCTCTCTTATACCCCTAACCTTTGTTGTAACtaataaaatcagaaatattATCCCATCactcattttgttgtttagatATGTTTAAACAGGACAAGTTGTGTTTCTTCGCTAGGTCCGAAGGGTCTCCTCATTGCTTCAGGCATCGCAGTGGAAGTCTGGAGTCACAGCCCCAGCTAAGAAAAGACACAGACTCAGAGAAGCCCGTGTTTATCTTGTCACCAGCCCaccgcagcagcagcacagaggtGTTAGAAGATTGCTCCTCCTACACTAGTCAGTCCAGTCTGGACTACTGCGGGGCAGCCAACTCCCACTACAGTACACTGGACTCTCGAACCTCAACCATGCATCGCCTCCACAGGAAGGTGGAAGTGTATGGAAATACCGGGAGCATGCCCAACTTGGTCCAGCATCATTCTGGTTGTAGTTACACATGTGAGACCTCAGCACACTATGCACCCAGTGCCTACTACGTCTCCGGCTACCCCTGTCCGGACATGGAGCCTTACGCTAACGGTGCCTACGTGTATGAGAATGAGGTAGAAGGCCACTACAACGTCAACCCTTCCTATCAAATGAATGGGTACCATGGACATGACAGATTCAGGCATTACAGCAGTGACCGAGCTGATGGTCTTTCCCAGAACCCCTATGCGACGGTGAGGCCACCGCGGAGCAGGGAGGGACCCAGAAATGAGCTGCTGGCAAAGAACATGCAGAAAGCCATGGTGGCGGAGCATCTGAGAGGCTGGTACCATCGAAACAGAGGccacagggagggagggagggggatgCTGGCTGGATATGACTTTGACAGCGGTTCTCAGCTCAGCCTGGGCTACCAGACCATGCCAGCGGCCTTCAGCCACTCCAGCCGAACCACCTCCTTCTCATCAGGTAAGATGATTTCCCCAGGCAgttttcaagtcaagtcaaatgtATTGGTGTAGGAGGGAAAATCATTTAATATAATCAATTTTTGCCTCCCTCTAAATTACAGTTAGATATATTTACATATCAGGCTGCTATTGCCTGTTTAATACATATTAGATATCTGTTGGCTGTTAACTGTCACTGATATATCAGCATCCTGCTAATGTACCCAAGACAGTTTTATTCATGAGGGTTTCAGTGGaggattttaagattttacaagAAAAGAAGTCTGGGAGAAAATAAGCCCCAGTTTGTGTATTACTATTACATTTGAGATTGACATTGAGATCTTCAAAAATATGAGAtctttgaaaaacacaacacttaCCACTGTTCAGTAGTTATTTGCTGCTGCTCTTATAGAACGCTCTCCCTGCCTTTTTAGAAACTCGACTTGAAACTCATCTCTCTCCACAGACCAAGCTTTTTATTAATGTACttattttttgcttgttttctctctgttaaaAGAGATGGGTTATGTGAAAGGTGcttaaaatctaatttattatcAGTATTTCCAGAATCCTCAAATACTTTTCTGACCATctagattaaaaatatagtgTGTCTcgtacacaataaaaaaaatttttaaccCGAGTAACATAAATATAGACCCATATATctgataataaaacattttagttttggTTGTACAAATTGAGCAATGACATCTGGCTGCCATTATTGTTTGGAGAACCAAATAGAGTCACAGCTTGGTAAAGAAGTTCATTGAATGTAATCATAATATATAAGAGGCATCAACTGGTCCTTGTAATTTATCAAAATGgtattaaaacatataattaatttaaattaagttaatttttAAGATATTGGTCCAAAATACCTGATACACtattttttgaaataatgttatttgtctttaaaacCTTACAACAAATAAAGCCTTTTTGCAAGTTTGACCAATGttatccatttttaaaaaaaataaaataaaataaataaaaaataatgaaaacgtTTCCAGGCAAGGTGCCAGCAACAGCGCTGTAATCACATGTTGCCATAATTTGTGAAAGGTGATTGTTTTGCCATAGTGACGTTAACCTGGACTTAAGAGTGTTTCCAATAACAACAATTACCACTGAGTTACACTCCAACATTAgagtgtttttgcttttgtcttgtgtgtAGTGTCCTCAGTGGAGAGCGCAGGAAACTGGCGCAACCAGCTGGCAGTCGGCCTGACAGAGTACGATACACCCGACACACCTCATTACCCTCACCCTGGAGCTCCTGCTTCTCCATACAACCACAGTCCCTCACACAGCAGGTGAGTGCTGCCGTTTTAGAAAATTTAAGAATGACCAAGGAGAGGTCATTCTGTCAGTTTCATTACTAGTTGGATCTCAGATAAAGTGCTGGTTGCTAGTATCTTAAGAATACATTAACCTGCTTAATGTCCCCCGCTGAGCATCAACAGACTAAGACTCTGCTGATGCTCAGTGGCAGATAGAGATATCAGTGCCTCTGCTGTTTCACTTAATGGATGTCTGTAGCAGTTTAAGAACTGTCTGACATTTGGAAAAATACACTTATCCGCTTGTGCCATGATCAATACCACTCTAAAATCTGTCTGTTCAATAGCCTATGAAGCTGGAGGTGGCAGCTtgttatcttagcttagcataaagacttgaaacagaTGCTGGAAGAAGGATATGTTTGCCTTCAGACAGAGTTAGGCTAGCTGTTTGCCCCTGTTTTtagtttatgctaagctaagctaactgactgttggctgtagcttcatattgaacAGATGGATAAGAAAATGGTATCGATATTCTCATGTAACTCTCATCAAAAAAGcaaatttccaaaaatgtcaaacaattcctttgttttatgtgttgctCTGTCTCTGGATGAAGCCTGTTTCTCTGCATTTACTAGATCTACTGATTGCTTTCTGCTTGGGTGACCTGACACTAATTAGcacatgaaaatgtaatcaTGAGGatccctttctttcttcctttcttgaCTTATGATCAATGCTCATGTGTGCAGATTTTCTCCAGAAAACAAAGTATCGGGGTCTGACACAATGCCTAAAAAATCTGAGTCAGTAGAAGTGGTTGGCGCTGAGGCCAATAGTACAGATGAGCCATCAGACAACCATTCTAGCTCTTAAGGGTGAGACCAAACACAGCGGGCTGTTCTGTGTCGTGTTGCCGCACATCtccatttttccatttcatcagTGTGTCACTTCCTTATAGCTTATTTAATCGAATCATCCACATTTTTGTATCGTGGtgtcatcatttttttcttcagcatcgtttttgtatttgtttgtacaACTAGTACTGATCGAAGTATTTGATCACAAaccaaagtaaaacacaaattaataaaGTCAGGAGATCATAAAGTTACTACAATTATTCCTGTGGGAAATATGTCTGCATGAATCCATCCCATaattgttaagatatttcagtttggactaAAGTTGTGGATCTACCTACCAAGGGCGTTTTTTACTACATGAGTCTTTTGGTAAACTACGATGATTAACTATAATCCAGTATGACTGATGATTTGATCTGCCCAAACTAACCATACCAAGGGAGAAA is a genomic window of Thunnus maccoyii chromosome 4, fThuMac1.1, whole genome shotgun sequence containing:
- the frmd4bb gene encoding FERM domain-containing protein 4B isoform X2 is translated as MTEGRLCQVQLLDDRKLELLVQPKLLSYELLDLVSSHFNLKEKEFFGLAFFDDNGQCKWLQMDRRVLEHDFSKKPGTIALNFLVRFYVENITQLKDIITVELFFLNAKSAVYNGMIEVESENFFKLAANALQEAKGDYTSDETTRADLKKLPTLPTKVLKEHPSLAYCEDRVIEYYKQLKGVSRGQAIVQYLTLVESLPTYGVHYYEVKDKQGIPWWLGISYKGIGQYDLQDKLKPRKLYQWKQLENLYFREKKFAVEVNDPHRRAVTKRTFGQTGLLIHTWYASHSLIKTIWVMAISQHQFYLDRKQSKAKVGAARSLEEIAMDLTEHGGAKINRLGDTGLKNNFITASNGSLVSTGSADSEMSEEQKKEKLSELRKKEQEIQDILAKKTKELKKICLREAELTGKLPKEYPLSSGERPPQVRRRVGTAFKLDDLFPYNEDPFLRNLESRFALQQKIVEAAKKLANEPELCKTVKKKRRRNCLDAMHKLQQIEDEMNQYRIKKGKKPTQRASVIIADELVRSDCSSLSSLPLDDDDSDSVSQRPRSRSVQGSPQLSPMQSLGAEYDVERQGSPRENHRNKNHSRLATEGQEASHYYQNPREVSSTHTSPYKTLPRPPRDPRSMPPTPVMTRNAYSSSQLRSEGSPHCFRHRSGSLESQPQLRKDTDSEKPVFILSPAHRSSSTEVLEDCSSYTSQSSLDYCGAANSHYSTLDSRTSTMHRLHRKVEVYGNTGSMPNLVQHHSGCSYTCETSAHYAPSAYYVSGYPCPDMEPYANGAYVYENEVEGHYNVNPSYQMNGYHGHDRFRHYSSDRADGLSQNPYATVRPPRSREGPRNELLAKNMQKAMVAEHLRGWYHRNRGHREGGRGMLAGYDFDSGSQLSLGYQTMPAAFSHSSRTTSFSSVSSVESAGNWRNQLAVGLTEYDTPDTPHYPHPGAPASPYNHSPSHSRFSPENKVSGSDTMPKKSESVEVVGAEANSTDEPSDNHSSS
- the frmd4bb gene encoding FERM domain-containing protein 4B isoform X1, whose amino-acid sequence is MTEGRLCQVQLLDDRKLELLVQPKLLSYELLDLVSSHFNLKEKEFFGLAFFDDNGQCKWLQMDRRVLEHDFSKKPGTIALNFLVRFYVENITQLKDIITVELFFLNAKSAVYNGMIEVESENFFKLAANALQEAKGDYTSDETTRADLKKLPTLPTKVLKEHPSLAYCEDRVIEYYKQLKGVSRGQAIVQYLTLVESLPTYGVHYYEVKDKQGIPWWLGISYKGIGQYDLQDKLKPRKLYQWKQLENLYFREKKFAVEVNDPHRRAVTKRTFGQTGLLIHTWYASHSLIKTIWVMAISQHQFYLDRKQSKAKVGAARSLEEIAMDLTEHGGAKINRLGDTGLKNNFITASNGSLVSTGSADSEMSEEQKKEKLSELRKKEQEIQDILAKKTKELKKICLREAELTGKLPKEYPLSSGERPPQVRRRVGTAFKLDDLFPYNEDPFLRNLESRFALQQKIVEAAKKLANEPELCKTVKKKRRRNCLDAMHKLQQIEDEMNQYRIKKGKKPTQRASVIIADELVRSDCSSLSSLPLDDDDSDSVSQRPRSRSVQGSPQLSPMQSLGAEYDVERQGSPRENHRNKNHSRLATEGQEASHYYQNPREVSSTHTSPYKTLPRPPRDPRSMPPTPVMTRNAYSSSQLRSEGSPHCFRHRSGSLESQPQLRKDTDSEKPVFILSPAHRSSSTEVLEDCSSYTSQSSLDYCGAANSHYSTLDSRTSTMHRLHRKVEVYGNTGSMPNLVQHHSGCSYTCETSAHYAPSAYYVSGYPCPDMEPYANGAYVYENEVEGHYNVNPSYQMNGYHGHDRFRHYSSDRADGLSQNPYATVRPPRSREGPRNELLAKNMQKAMVAEHLRGWYHRNRGHREGGRGMLAGYDFDSGSQLSLGYQTMPAAFSHSSRTTSFSSVSSVESAGNWRNQLAVGLTEYDTPDTPHYPHPGAPASPYNHSPSHSRFHLDGSYMSIR